The following are from one region of the Fusarium keratoplasticum isolate Fu6.1 chromosome 4, whole genome shotgun sequence genome:
- a CDS encoding DUF4484 domain-containing protein, protein MASSRRGQPSLSVRMPSNQPLDRPPIDALFLIHFDVKAGYTILWKQSAPGIELEGLVEYKSLPSGLHTVSEDLIYFVHDGGHAGLSAFVNMPCDEEEARHARMIAVGVLVPLSYGRLGRAWRHAEALKEMAAKLAEDRKNTSILEEYWTANREKQGQGNRRLSGETPVSSPSLHSQPFGRKGHSRNRSASDGASLIPTGNTLSPYHPAWSLTSLLDKFGPLIFPIHRAALLRKRILISCHAPVHEICDFVYNISVLSNIPLSVTDILPTSTSTQRLRPLFSIGVHDIPFLMEDFEASKRERSSEDAVDDEAGSGWIACTTDSILAMKDTLWDMLITIPPDYASNAVERVWPVVECPRGQPIKATQRDLRRFTSLKNGLARLAAPLSTPNAAPESPESERRVSTHSTRVVRDPRDDAVETIVEPLSWAALAYNGYMWWASAGEQLRSEQQEEASRDAALLADLGPSSMSMPRPSSRSEPLSESLTSLTAPRRTSHDSDEARVELAIIAYFHRLTTQILSVLGDLADSQDEPYTDHDDDEDLSQGSGERTPLRPTEADLDDLDADAIRVDSHAVENMGLDVWSDSDSLFVRELSTLYFGRSARIEGKGVEVCGVRVC, encoded by the exons atggcctcctCTCGCCGAGGACAACCCTCCCTCTCGGTCCGCATGCCCTCGAACCAACCCCTCGACCGTCCTCCCATCGACGCACTATTCCTTATCCACTTCGACGTCAAGGCCGGTTACACCATCCTCTGGAAGCAGTCCGCCCCGGGCATTGAACTCGAAGGCCTCGTCGAGTACAAGTCTCTGCCCTCGGGCCTACACACCGTCTCTGAGGATCTCATCTACTTTGTCCACGATGGCGGCCACGCCGGTCTTAGCGCCTTCGTCAACATGCCCtgcgatgaggaggaagctcgTCATGCTAGAATGATCGCCGTTGGCGTCCTGGTCCCTCTGAGCTACGGTCGCTTAGGTCGCGCCTGGAGACATGCAGAGGCTCTGAAGGAAATGGCCGC GAAACTCGCCGAGGACCGCAAGAACACCAGCATTCTGGAAGAATACTGGACCGCCAATCGCGAGAAGCAAGGCCAGGGGAACCGACGTCTCTCGGGTGAGACCCCCGTGAGCTCTCCGTCCCTCCATTCACAACCTTTTGGCCGCAAAGGCCACAGCCGGAACCGATCCGCCTCGGACGGCGCCTCCCTAATACCTACCGGCAATACCCTCTCGCCATATCATCCCGCGTGGAGCTTGACCAGCCTATTGGACAAGTTTGGTCCTCTCATTTTTCCTATACACCGCGCTGCCTTGCTGCGCAAGCGCATTCTAATATCATGTCATGCGCCAGTTCATGAGATTTGCGATTTTG TTTATAATATCTCTGTGCTTTCAAATATTCCCTTGTCCGTTACCGATATCCTCCCCACTTCGACCTCGACACAGCGCTTAAGGCCCTTGTTCTCTATTGGTGTACACGACATCCCTTTCCTCATGGAGGATTTTGAGGCCTCCAAGAGGGAACGCAGTAGCGAGGATGCGGTGGACGATGAGGCCGGCTCTGGGTGGATCGCATGTACCACTGACAGCATCCTCGCCATGAAGGATACTCTGTGGGATATGCTCATCACCATTCCTCCGGACTACGCCTCTAATGCTGTCGAACGGGTCTGGCCTGTGGTAGAATGTCCACGGGGGCAGCCCATCAAGGCCACTCAGCGAGATCTACGCCGCTTCACTTCTCTCAAGAATGGCCTGGCTCGTCTAGCAGCTCCCCTCTCAACTCCCAATGCTGCCCCTGAGTCTCCTGAGTCAGAACGACGCGTCTCCACTCATTCAACCCGCGTCGTGCGTGATCCTCGCGACGATGCTGTAGAAACCATCGTCGAGCCATTAAGCTGGGCAGCCCTGGCATATAATGGATACATGTGGTGGGCCAGCGCCGGTGAGCAGCTCAGGTCTGAGCAACAGGAAGAAGCATCTCGCGACGCTGCTCTACTGGCCGATTTAGGTCCTTCATCAATGAGCATGCCTCGCCCGAGCTCTCGTTCTGAGCCATTATCCGAATCTCTCACCTCCCTCACAGCACCCAGGCGTACCAGCCACGACTCGGACGAAGCCCGTGTCGAACTCGCCATAATCGCCTATTTCCACCGTCTCACAACCCAGATCCTCTCCGTACTAGGTGATCTGGCCGACAGCCAGGACGAACCCTACACTGAccacgatgacgatgaggatctATCACAAGGCTCTGGTGAGCGGACACCTCTCCGTCCAACAGAAGCCGATCTCGACGATTTGGACGCCGACGCCATCCGGGTCGACAGCCACGCCGTGGAAAACATGGGCCTCGACGTCTGGAGCGACAGCGACTCACTCTTTGTCCGCGAGCTATCAACCCTCTACTTTGGCCGCTCAGCCCGCatcgagggcaagggcgTCGAAGTCTGCGGCGTGAGGGTCTGTTGA
- a CDS encoding J domain-containing protein gives MSSDYSYDEQGQFFPFFILTLTGLVTVPLTYTLVRPSRDQDALAPRIKTDYKTEHSATVESLRTTQKRKQWRVKRAIFVVIGWALMGGMVYLIMVTQRTVPKLYNPYDILGISESLNEKQIKSHYKRLSLKYHPDKIRPDPAKNETVESLNDYYVELTKAYQALTDEEVRNNYIQYGHPDGKQSFSMGIALPKFIVSDGNGKYVVLLYTLLLGVLLPWLVGSWWYGTKRRSKEGVLMESANNLFRHYEENIDQGGIITALSTGKEFEETLKGDKAESGLSKIESRITAEGEHKPYASGMTAKDKDKLEDLDNGVRRKALALLWAYLGRVELDDPALTKAKFQVGPIARALNQSFNAISLAYGNIGPIAGSYYASQHLIQAMPPKSSPLLQLPHITPSIVSGIEGDSKTHMSVQKFMDRPDAQRRQLAVGEGLLTEEQYKTAVNVAKQIPYFRVAKAFFKVTGERFIIPSSLVSLVIKGRFIPPGTENVPAVDELDLEDIDPAEDDIEALSGRKKKVIKGPDGKPVHVDEQTILPPLTFAPHYARDHSPQWHAFLSDSKQGKMAVPPFHFAKFDQPIVDDKGNPTFNMQTLKAQFAAPPQAGHYTFVLHVICDSYVGFDTKMEVTLVVEEASKAAEMQAEDDISEPEEDSLAGQMHVLKTGQTPKPRRRVEEDSDDESGTEEEDDDTSATNTDTEDES, from the exons ATGAGTTCAGACTACTCGTATGACGAGCAG GGCCAgttcttccccttcttcatcctcaccctcaccgGCCTCGTCACCGTCCCCCTGACCTACACCCTCGTCCGCCCCAGTCGCGACCAAGATGCGCTTGCGCCGCGGATCAAGACCGACTACAAGACGGAGCACTCGGCCACCGTCGAGTCGCTGAGGACGACCCAGAAGCGCAAGCAGTGGAGGGTCAAGCGGGCCATCTTTGTCGTGATCGGATGGGCCCTCATGGGCGGCATGGTGTACCTCATCATGGTGACCCAGCGCACTGTTCCCAAGCTCTACAACCCCTACGATATCCTTGGAATTTCTGAG TCCCTCAACGAGAAGCAGATCAAGTCGCACTACAAGCGCCTGTCCCTCAAGTACCATCCCGACAAGATTCGCCCCGACCCTGCCAAGAACGAGACCGTCGAGTCGCTCAACGATTACTATGTCGAACTCACCAAGGCCTACCAGGCCCTCACAGACGAGGAGGTGCGCAACAACTACATCCAGTACGGCCACCCCGACGGCAAGCAGAGCTTCAGCATGGGCATTGCCCTCCCCAAGTTTATCGTCTCGGACGGCAACGGCAAGTATGTCGTTCTCCTGTACACCCTGCTCCTCGGGGTCCTTCTCCCCTGGCTCGTCGGATCGTGGTGGTACGGTACCAAGCGGAGGTCCAAGGAAGGTGTCCTGATGGAGAGCGCCAACAACCTGTTTCGACACTACGAGGAGAACATCGACCAGGGTGGAATCATCACGGCACTGAGCACTGGcaaggagtttgaggagacTCTGaagggcgacaaggccgagtCTGGTCTGTCCAAGATTGAGTCTAGGATCACGGCCGAGGGCGAACACAAGCCCTATGCTTCTGGTATGActgccaaggacaaggacaagcttgaggatctcgatAACGGCGTGCGACGCAAggctcttgctcttctttggGCTTACCTCGGTCGTGTTGAGCTCGATGACCCTGCcctcaccaaggccaagttccaGGTTGGCCCTATTGCCCGCGCCCTGAACCAGTCTTTTAACGCCATCTCTCTGGCCTACGGCAACATTGGTCCCATCGCCGGTTCCTACTACGCCAGCCAGCACCTGATCCAGGCCATGCCCCCCAAGtcgtctcctcttctccagcttccccACATCACCCCCTCGATTGTCAGCGGCATTGAGGGCGACTCCAAGACCCACATGTCTGTTCAGAAGTTCATGGACCGACCGGATGCTCAGCGACGACAGCTTGCTGTTGGTGAGGGCCTCCTGACCGAGGAGCAGTACAAGACCGCCGTCAATGTTGCCAAGCAGATTCCCTACTTCCGTGTCGCCAAGGCTTTCTTCAAGGTTACTGGAGAGCGTTTCATCATCCCCTCGTCTCTTGTGTccctcgtcatcaagggCCGCTTCATCCCCCCTGGTACTGAGAACGTCCCCGCtgttgacgagctggatCTCGAGGACATTGATCCCGCTGAGGACGACATTGAGGCTCTCAGCGGtcgcaagaagaaggtcatcaaggGTCCCGACGGCAAGCCTGTTCATGTTGACGAGCAAAccatcctccctcccctGACTTTTGCCCCCCACTACGCCCGCGATCACTCTCCCCAATGGCATGCCTTCCTCAGCGACTCCAAGCAGGGCAAGATGGCAGTCCCTCCGTTCCACTTTGCCAAGTTTGACCAgcccatcgtcgacgacaagGGTAACCCGACTTTCAACATGCAGACTCTCAAGGCTCAGTTCGCCGCTCCCCCTCAGGCTGGCCACTACACCTTTGTGCTGCACGTCATCTGTGATTCTTACGTTGGCTTCGACaccaagatggaggtgacacttgttgttgaggaggccaGCAAAGCGGCTGAGATGCaggccgaggacgacatcaGCGAGCCGGAGGAGG ACTCCCTTGCTGGCCAGATGCACGTTCTCAAGACCGGCCAGACCCCCAAGCCCCGTCGgagggtcgaggaggactcTGACGATGAGAGCGgtaccgaggaggaggacgatgacaCCAGCGCGACAAACACAGATACCGAGGACGAGTCATAA